Below is a window of Tissierellales bacterium DNA.
AAAGAGGAGAAACATTTGCACTGGTAGGTGAATCAGGATGTGGCAAATCTACTATTGGAAGGACTATAACTAGAATATATGAACCGGATGATGGCATTGTTGAATTTGATGGGAAAAATATTTCTAACATGAGCGAAAAAGAGCTAAATATAATTCGAAAACATATGCAGATTATATTTCAAGATCCATTTTCATCATTGAATCCACATATGACTATAGAACAAGTTTTGTCAGAGCCTATAAAAGCTTATGGAAAAGACGTGGGTGATAAAGGAAAGTATATAGAGAGCTTACTAAGAAAAGTTGGATTGAGTAAGAGTGATATGAGTAGGTATTCAACTGAATTTAGTGGTGGTCAAATACAAAGGATATGTATTGCTAGGGCACTTTCTATATCGCCACAATTTATATTGTGTGACGAACCTACTTCTGCATTGGATGTATCCATACAAGCTCAGGTAATAAATTTGCTAAAGGACTTGCAAGAGGAATTTGGGCTTACTTACTTATTTATATCTCATGATTTATCGGTAGTGAGATATATATCACATAAAGTTGGCGTCATGTATTTGGGTAAAATAGTTGAAGAGGCGGAAACAAAAGATTTTTACGATAAACCAATGCATCCTTATAGTAAGGCTTTACTAGCAGCAGTTCCAAAGTCGAGCCCAAGTAGTGATGTAGATGAAAGTAGAGAAATACTTTCAGGTGATGTGCCAAGCCCTATGAAACTTCCAGCGGGATGCAGATTCAAATCAAGATGCAAATACAAGTTGGAGAAATGTGATCATGTAGAGCCAGTACTGAGAGAAATTGAGAGTGGACACAAGGTTGCATGCCATTTGTATGAAAAATAATTTTGATTCAAAATATATTGTACTCTATTTTCAAAAATAAGCTTAATCAAACCTTCAATGATGATATAATAATATCCGAAAATACAGTAGATATGATAAAAATACTCTAGAAAGAAGGTTATAATTTTGAACGAATACTTGATACTTGCAAATCCAGGGCACAATAGAATTTACTTTGAAACAGCTCTTAAGATTGCTATTTCAGAACTTAGAGCAATAGGAGAAGCTCATGGATTAGATATGAGGGATATAGAGTTAGCTGAGACTGCACTTCCAGCTTCAATTAAATTTACTACAAACAGAGAACTGACAGAAGAGGAATTTAAAACACTTGGCACAAGTTCTGTTTTCTATGCTCTTTTTGAGCTTGTAGACTCAAATTTATTGAAACCAATAAATGTACCGGATTTTCATACATTTCCAGAGAGTATGGTACAAATACTTAAATATAATGGAAAAACCAATGAACAATTTACTAGGCTTATGGTAAATTTAGCATTAAGTGCATGTAAGACTACTACGCCCAATAAAACATTATTAGACCCAATGTGCGGAAAGGGAACTACCTTATATGAAGGATATATAAGAGGGCTAGATGTAACTGGAATAGAGGTTAATTCAAAGTGGTTTCTAGAGATTAAAAACTATGTTACTAGATATTTCAAAGAGGGAAAATATAAGCATAGAACTGAGAAATCAAAACGCGTAGGGGCGAAAGGGAAAAAAATCGCTGACGTATTTAGTGTAAAAGCAGCTGTGACTAAAGAAGATTTCAAAAATGAAAAATTGCAGCAAATGCAAGTATTTACAGCTGATACAAGCAATGCAGATAAACTTCTTAAGAAAAAATCATTTGATGTCATAGTATGTGATTTACCCTACGGAGTTCAACATGGTATGAAAAATAAAATGGAAGACATAGTTTCGAGAAGTCCACTAGCTTTATTAAAAAAGGCAGTACCAGCTTGGAAACACGTAATGAGAGTAAATGGAAGCATGGTACTTGCATACAATGAGCTTACTGTAAAGTATGGTGAAATAGCAAAGGTTCTTAGCGAAAATGGCTTAGAAGTATTGGACGAAGAACCATATGCAGATTATATTCACAGAGTAGATCAATCTATAAACAGAAATTTGATAGTAGCTGTAAAAAAGAACTAGAATGTTGATTAAAAAGTAGCTATCTGATAGTATGAAATTAACATATATGTAAATGAGTTAATTTCAATATTGGAGGCGAATTAGCTATGAAAAAATCAAGAATTTTTTTCTGGATTGGAATACTTATGATTTTGTTTGCTATAATATTTGTTGGATATGCGCTACAACATCCTGAGAGTTCGATGAACGTTCCAATTGTAGGAACGACTGGATTTTATCGCATTTACATGATTGTGGCTATAGGTTCGCTGATATTAGCTAGGATTATGAAGCTTAAAAACAAATGATCTAATATAAAAAGAAGACTCATTTCACTATGTAGTCTTCTTTTTGTATATTAATATTTCACTAATAACGAAAGTTTAAATTTTTGTATTATGATGAATATGGTTTTGTAGATAATATGCTTTGACTACATAGGGTATTACATGTAAAATAGTAATCAAGATTGTAAAAAAATACAAAAAATAGCGGAGTTGTTTTTTGAAGTGAGGATGTGGAGTTGTGGCAATAGTAGGTATAGATTTAGGAACAACAAATAGTTCTATTGGCGTATATAGAAATGGAAAAGCAGAACTTATACCAAATAGATTTGGTAAATTTTTGACTCCTAGTGTTATAAGTCTAAAGGGTGACGAGGTCATAGTTGGAGAAACTGCAAAGGAAATACAAGCTAAGCATCCAACGCTTAGTGCGAGTGCATTTAAAAGATTTATAGGAACAGATAAAGTTTATTCACTAGATGGGCGTAGATTTAGTGCAGTTGATTTATCGGCATTAGTGCTAAAATCACTTGTAGAAGATGCAGAGGTTCATCTTGGCGAAAAGGTAGAAGAGGCCGTTATAAGTGTACCTGCTTATTTCAACGATAAGCAAAAGAAATCGACTATAGAAGCAGCTAAACTAGTAGGGCTGAAAGTAGAAAGACTTATTAATGAACCTACAGCAGCATCACTTGCATATCAAATTCATGATAGAAAAGAGGAAAATGTACTAGTAATAGTTGATTTAGGTGGCGGTACATTCGATGTATCAGTGCTAGATATATTTGATGACATAATAGAGGTAAGAGCGGTCTCAGGTGATAATCACTTTGGCGGAGAAGATTTTGATGATAGTCTTATGAGATACTTTGCAAGTAAAATGGAAAGGGAACTAGATAGCTTTACAAAAGAGCAACTAGCTCAGATAAAATATACTGCAGAACAGACAAAGAAAAAATTATCAGAAAACGTACATGTGAGAGTAAATCTAGCTATAGATGGAGAGCAACATACTATAGAAATATCAGAAACAAAGTATGAAGAAATTATTATGCCACTAATAGAGAGAATTAGAATGCCACTAAAAAAAGCGGTAAAGGATTCGAAATTCAAACTAGAAGATATAAATGAAGTGATACTAGTTGGCGGAAGTACTAGGATGCCTCTTGTAAAAAAACACGTGGCAAAACTTTTTAATTGCTTTCCACTATGTCATATAAATCCAGATGAAGTAGTGGCAATAGGAGCAACGATTGCGGCGGCTATGAAAGAAAGAAATGAAGATTTTGAAGATACTGTACTTACAGATGTTTGTCCATTTACACTTGGAACGACTGTGTTAAGAGGTCATGAATTTGGAGAGGCGATGGTTTATGATCCTATAATTGAGCGAAATATGACAGTTCCTGTTAGTAGAACGAGAAGGTATTGTACTGCTAGAGATAACCAAAATAAGATAAACATAGACATATATCAAGGGGATTCATTTAGAATAAATGAAAATTTGAAGTTAGACGAGATGGAATTGAGCATTCCTAGACGAAAAAAACACGAGGTCGAATTAGATGTGAGATTTACATATGATGTAAATGGGATACTCGAAGTTGAAGTAAAGGTACTTGAGACTGGAAAAACAGAGAAGAAAATTGTAATAAATGCAAATGATTTGTCAGAAGATGATGTTAATTCAAAGATGGCACTTATAGAGCATTTAAAGATACATCCTAGAGACGATGAAGAAAATAAAAATATTATAGCACAGCTTGAAAGGTACTATGAGATGAATCTAGGAGCTATAAGAAAAGAAATAGAGATCGAAATTTTAGGATTCAATGCAGCTTTAGAAACACAGAATCCAGATATGATAAAGCCTGCACGAGCTAGAATGAAGCAATTTTTAGAATACCTTGAGGTAAGAAGTTAGATGTATTGGATGGAATTTTTTAATCTCAATGAAGATTGTACATTAAAAGATTTAAAAAGGGCTTATGCAAAACTTTTGAAAAAAGTTCATCCTGAAGACGATCCAGAGTATTTCATGGAGATTAGAAATCAATATGAGGTGGGGCGCGAGTATTTTGAGAATAAGGATGTGCCGCAGAGAACATTTAACTATAAAGGTAATACTATATTTAGAGAACCAACGTTTGAGTATAATGAGAATATTGAAACGCAAGGTAGAGAAACTGTAGATTATGAGTATGAA
It encodes the following:
- a CDS encoding molecular chaperone HscC, translating into MAIVGIDLGTTNSSIGVYRNGKAELIPNRFGKFLTPSVISLKGDEVIVGETAKEIQAKHPTLSASAFKRFIGTDKVYSLDGRRFSAVDLSALVLKSLVEDAEVHLGEKVEEAVISVPAYFNDKQKKSTIEAAKLVGLKVERLINEPTAASLAYQIHDRKEENVLVIVDLGGGTFDVSVLDIFDDIIEVRAVSGDNHFGGEDFDDSLMRYFASKMERELDSFTKEQLAQIKYTAEQTKKKLSENVHVRVNLAIDGEQHTIEISETKYEEIIMPLIERIRMPLKKAVKDSKFKLEDINEVILVGGSTRMPLVKKHVAKLFNCFPLCHINPDEVVAIGATIAAAMKERNEDFEDTVLTDVCPFTLGTTVLRGHEFGEAMVYDPIIERNMTVPVSRTRRYCTARDNQNKINIDIYQGDSFRINENLKLDEMELSIPRRKKHEVELDVRFTYDVNGILEVEVKVLETGKTEKKIVINANDLSEDDVNSKMALIEHLKIHPRDDEENKNIIAQLERYYEMNLGAIRKEIEIEILGFNAALETQNPDMIKPARARMKQFLEYLEVRS
- a CDS encoding ABC transporter ATP-binding protein, yielding MSDTLVRIENLKKYFKMNPEKLFGKPQYLKAVDGVSFEMKRGETFALVGESGCGKSTIGRTITRIYEPDDGIVEFDGKNISNMSEKELNIIRKHMQIIFQDPFSSLNPHMTIEQVLSEPIKAYGKDVGDKGKYIESLLRKVGLSKSDMSRYSTEFSGGQIQRICIARALSISPQFILCDEPTSALDVSIQAQVINLLKDLQEEFGLTYLFISHDLSVVRYISHKVGVMYLGKIVEEAETKDFYDKPMHPYSKALLAAVPKSSPSSDVDESREILSGDVPSPMKLPAGCRFKSRCKYKLEKCDHVEPVLREIESGHKVACHLYEK